The DNA region TACATCCGATATCTTACTTCCCTGTTGGTTTTAAACTATAGCCATTTTCCCAGCAGGTACATGCATTTACCAGCTCCAAATGTCATTGCATGTACACTGTTCATTCTATAGGATTTAAAATGAATGGGACAAAACACTTGAAAGCCGCCTTCAGAAGTACAATATTCCAAAAATCACGCAGCACAATTAACTGTTTAAAAAGTATGTCACAACTGTGAAGTTACTTTGCATGTCGAAGGAGTTTTCTCCCTCAAGGgtattttcctattaaaaatcAATGATTTCTGTATTTAATGCTTTTGCTAAGGATGCTAAACAAAAGCTGAAAGGACTATCACCTCGAAGTTTGTTCCTTTCAGAAGTGAACTGGcgttgtggtttgttttgtttaaaagctcaGAAGTACCCATAAAGCTGAAGAAAAGTAATCTTGAACATAGCGAAAATGGTTGAATGAGAAGTACAATTAGAAGTACAAGTTAGTTATATGTTCCATTATCCTGTTGAAAGGAGCTGCCGTTGGATCCAAGAGCCCTTTCTTATTaatatcaaaatgaaatgtttttttttcctgcaaaattaaTCTGTCCAGATAAAGAATTAATTTTGGCAGCAGCCTGTATTAAGCATAAGTGTGTTTTGCTAGAAGAAATAGCAAACAGAAATCAAAGTAGATATTTAAAAGTCTGAGCTCAGAGCAGTCAGTCCaatgtatgtgatttttttttgctccctGGAACAGGTAAACCTACTCTAGCTGAAAGTATGTGCTGAAGTCAGATTTATTTTTCTGGCAAGGTTCTAAGTGCTTGAAAAATCAGGATTCATAATGAAAGTTTCTGGCAGCTTCTTAATTATAACTCAAGAACAGAACGTTCTTAGTAAAATGAAGTGCATTTTGCTGGCATGtgtgcctccttccctccctcctttccacTAGATGGAGGTACACGAGTGCAACAGTGATGGACATGTGCAAAAGCTAGAATAGAGCAGAACAGAACAAAGTAAAATACAATAGCTTCCCTATAGCCTGATTGAGGAAGTTCATATAGAGCTTTAGTTATTATGTTTGATCTTCCCTGCTGTGAAACGATTATAATGGAGCAAGTAGACTTTTTAAGTTTTGTGTTAAACCTTCTTTATTGACCCTGTTGTGAATTTTTATggtcaagaaaaataaatacagttgttCAGGCTTGCATTTCAGCATTTGATTTTGAGCTTAAAAAGGGGAATTTTGAGAAAGCTATCAAATGGCATTTGATCAATCCTTACTTACGCtgagcacatatatatataattaggCAGTTCTAATAACTTTTACCTTGTTGCATAATTGGGTGATAATTAAAGATCTCTATATTTAGGTTTCCTATCGTTGCATAATTAGACTGCCTTTCAGAGGATAACAAAAATTTCTTGCCAGTAGTACCGTAAGCTGTTTCAGACCCGCCAGACTtatcccaccccacccctgcctTTCAAGAATAATTGTAAGATCTAGTTTGCATTGCAAACCAATCACTTACATCACTTACAAGAGAAAATGTAGTTAACAGACAAGATAGAGCTGCTGAAATTCAAAacttctcctcccacccccaaaagTGTCCAGAGGAGACAGATTTAAggccttttgttttccttaaaaatgtcACTGTGTTTGACATACAGAAACACAAGCAACACACAGCATCTTGCTGCTACTGCAGATATGTGACTAACTGGTTAGTAGAGACTCAAGCTatgtgaagaaatattttagacTGTTATTGTTACTCCGTATAAAATACTATCTCTATTAGTCCTTCTGAACTTCCTAACAGACCTCTAGACACAACTATGATGTACCTTATAACCAGCTACATTCATTACCAGAGCTTCATGCAACCTACAAAGTAGGTCGGATGCGTATAAGGTGTCTTTATTGTCTGCTCCAGCCATCCTCTCAGTGGTCCATTGCAATACATACATTTCTCATCCCAATGTATAAATTCCTTTGCCTGTGACTGAAGTGCTGCCACCTTTTGGCATAGTTAAACTATTGACAAATAAATGGTTAACTATTCATTGTAAATCACATGGCAAATGTTAGTGAGAACAACATAAATATCAGAATTAAATTTGGTTAGCAGACTGGAGCAAATGTCATAACTCTTccctgccaaagcataaaccaattTATCTCTAAAATGGTTTAAATAGCCAGGTTTTCTTTATCATAAACCGACCAAAGCATCCATGTTACTTCTCTTAGTACGATTTATGAGTTTTGAAATGTGCAGAATCCAGGGATGTGCGTAGAGGTATAAATGTGAGTTCCACCTGTTTCCTCTTCTGATTGAAAGGCTTAGAAACCAGTTGTTCTGGTCCGCATCTAGGAGggagtttgttttcttcttacaaCCTGCACAATTTACCAAGCTTACAGTAGGTTTTCTTCTTGCTTGCTTGAATGTGACCACTCTGCATGCTGTTAGTTACTTGTATCAAACTGTGGTTGTGGGTCTGAcctgaaaggaaagaaagcaagctttaTGCACAGTCCAACTAACCCATTTGCAATTAAACTCCACTAACTATGCTCAAGCTCTTCAGTCTCTTCTTCTGGACTTTTCATCacttattttgtgtttaaaaaataaaattctaaattaAGCTACTTTAGAGAAAATAGCGTACTTCAAAGATTGTTCAGTTTTTTCCAAGGACAGGACCTTTGTATGTTAAAAGAAAACTAGAAAACATCATGATGTATTTTAACAACCGTAatcaaaaactgatttttttttaatgagatttaaGTGTGATACTTCCTTAGTTTAAAGTACATGGAGGTACATGTATAGTTATTAGGATAAGCGGAATGTCTGATAGCTAGATAACATTTGGAAAAGTAGTAAGAGATGTAAAGAGATGATCTGTAAATTCTGGCAGAGGGGTAATGATAGTAAAGGCAACAGTTAATCATTATTTGAAATGGTTCAACTTCTTGTCTGCTTTGAAAGGGATATCTGTGGGGAGAAGTTTGGTTTGAACCTTAGAAGATACTAAAAGTTCAGATAAGAATAcctttgcatttatttaaatgtgATATATGTTTGCAGACAAACCTCATTCGTGTTTTCAAGAGCGTTTTTCTACTAATATGAGGGCATAAATACACTGCATTTTTACTTATGAGATATGTATATACTTAAATCTGCTCCTAAAAAGAGCTTGGCCCATACTTATTTTAAAGAAccgattaaaaaaattaaaagttataATATTCAGTGGAGTGTTATGCTTAGTGATAATGCTAGGAAGACAAAGCATCAGGGCTTTCCTGGAAAGAGTTACTTGGTTAAACTGCCTGAGATTTGAAAAGATGACATTTCTTTATGATTATTTGCTTTAGCATGAATCCTCTTAGCACTGAGCAAATTTCTGTGAACCTGAAAACCCACTCACACCAATAGAGTCGCTAAGAGAGCACAAGAATGTGACAGGATTCCTTGCTTTGGAAGTACCTATGTTAGTGaatcccttttttctctttctttgtccagGGTGATGTTGGGCTCGCTATGGGCAAACTCTATGGAAATGACTTCAGCCAAACTACCATCTCTCGCTTTGAAGCCTTGAACCTCAGCTTTAAGAACATGTGCAAGTTAAAGCCACTTCTGGAAAAGTGGCTCAATGATGCAGGTGAATAAGTCTGGGTATTTCTTCACCAGCCTACCAAAATCAGTAGGATACTGAAAAACCCTTAACTGCTTCATTTGTGCCCTTATGGTTTTATGAAGCCACCGATCTCTGTAACTGTCCGTGGGACAAATAAGGGTGTAGGGATAAGTGTCCATACTTCCCCATTCAGATGTCCACATTCATCTGAAATGGTTTCAATGTAAACTTTTAGAACTGTGTTCTGCAGTCGGCTGAATCATTGCATGGGGTGAGGTATAATGTGTGTCATGGTTTTCCTCCTTCATGTATGTTAATGCATATAACTTCTAATCCTCTTCTAGCTTTCTTTTTCAGATGTGTAGCTGAGAGAGGGTTGCATGGTTTGTTGTTTCAGTAAGCAGAGCTTATTGCATTCATCTCCTCCCACATCCCCTATGTGTGTTCTTTTCATCTCTCTCCAAGAGTTCTTGTAAACACTCTCTTTCTCCCCATAGCAAGAGTTCAGTGTGggttaggttttgttttttttcttccagaattattttttcctgggAGATAAGTCATTCATGATGCCAATGTTTTTAGTGTTCTTCTTTTGCATCAGCAAAAGGAGCTTGGATGGTGGTGCTGGGTATTAGGATACAAAGTGTTTAAGAGTGCTGGTCAGTCAGTTTTTTTCTCTTAAGTATACAGCTGTACATAGTATAAAGCTGATGAATCTGCAAACAGATGGCAGGGACAATGTGGGACAGTGTGTGCATTTCTATTTTTACCAAAAATGAATAGAGCTCTACACTGATGCCTACAGTATTCCCTGAAGTTTTGAAAGTAATTGAATGTGGTGTTGAAACAAAGAAGTGTCGTTCTGTTGTGCTGACAAGGGCTATCCTTAGGTAATCTGGATCTGTGATAGGAAATGTCAAGATCTTCTCACTGAGTGATCTAATCCACAGGACAGAGGTCCCCAAACCTTACAGCAACGCTGGGCTAGTACAATGCTGCAAGGAATGCCATAATTTGCTTTTCCAGTTAACTTGAAGAAATATTTGTATCTGGAAAGTGAAGATAAGGACCATAAACAGCATCAGGGTCCCTCACAGCCTAGAAGTTGGGAACCATTGTCTTGGAGTCTGATTTACTGTCACGAAAATTTTTGGAAGAAAGATTCATGCTATCTTAATTTCCATTCAACAGCTTTTAGGTAAAAGCAGGCAGGAAAGACTTACCAGTGACCTTTTTCATTACATTACATTGGAGTGTTGCAGTACTGTTTGCTGTTATGGAACTCAGCTTGTTCTGTGCAGGGTTTTTGGGATGGAGTGGGCATCCAGCAAGTTTATGGGTGCCATTGTTGAAAAATATGTAATCTAGAAGATAATGAGTTGAATGTACTTGCCCATGTGAGCCTATGAGAATGGTCCTGAGCGCTGTGAACTGTGACACCTAGTAATCACTCCCAAATCCCCATGCACTGAGGGGTCTGCAATGTTCTGCAGCCATAAttaatcattttgtttttaaattccatGTTGCAACCTGGCTGCAGCTTGTTCTGCACCTTCTTCTAGAAAGTGGATTAAAATGCATCCcctctttgctcttctgtggAGCCAAGAAAGATAGGATTAGGGGTTTAAAGCTAGAGATCTGCTGCAGCTGAGGAGGAGCTGCAAGCTGTGCAGGTGGTTCAGCAGAGCTGCCTAGCATTGAGTATCCACCAAGAACTCTGGAGTGGAGAGGCTGAATATTGTGAAGCTGGCTATAAGCTCCCTCTTCCACCAGAGCAGGTAAAAGAAATTTCAGACTGCTCAGATTTTTTATAATTGTCTGTGGTTATAGCTGTGGCTTATGGATATCAGGCACTGCtctttttatttaaactgtattttgcaGTAAATGAGTGCGAGGTGGCATGAGGTAAGAATGAAAGAAACTTTGTTAGAAGTATGATAGAAACGATATTGTGGCAGAATTCAGGAGCAGAGAGTGCCCTCTGGGCTTCCTTGTAGCTTTTAAGTTTCAAGCTTCAGCTATAACAAGGATTAATACGTGTGGGCTTCAGAATTTTGTATATATCTGGGATAGATACAGAGTGTGTTTCAACATCCCTTGCAGAGGTGAACAGTTGCATTACACTTCACTGCATTCAAATAATATCTCCTGATTTGTgttattttattctttcagaaAACCTCTCATCTGATTCAACTCTCTCCAGCCCAAGTGCCCTGAATTCTCCAGGGCTGGGGATTGAAGGCTTGAACCGTAGGAGGAAGAAACGCACCAGCATAGAGACCAACATACGTGTGGCCTTAGAGAAGAGTTTCCTGGAGGTCAGTGATCCTATTGTTCTGCTCAActataaagaaatgaagaagctTTGTTTAACATCTTATCTTCTAGAACAAAACTGTTGCTATGCTGCTTAGAAAAATGCTTGTACTAAAGAAGGTGAATACAAAGACCATGCTAAGAAGCACACAATCAGTGTCtacttcattttaataaaaacaccccccccaacaacccctcccccaaaaaacaactCATCTTGCAATTCATTGTCTCTGTGGTTTTGTGTTCCAAGTTACTGAACAATAGGTCAAAGTTTGATGTTattcacatcaaaaaaaaaaaaaaaaagaaagaaaaaagtgtacCCTTTCTGAGGATGGATAAATGGGGTGACAGTCTAAACATACACAATGTGAGGTTCTTAGCTGGCCTTGTGTTACTCGTCAGGCACTTTTTGCAGCTGTATGTAGCTCTCTAGGTAGCCCCCTCAACCTACCTGTCTTGTGTTATAGATCAGGACAACCTGAGGTTTATTTGACCACTGCTGTAGTTaatctcttttcctcctccttttcaggAGATAATAAAAGAAAGATATCCTTATCAAGGTCTAGAATTTCTTGAGGGATTAACTCCAAAAGTCAGATCCCTCCTCTCAAAAACAAGCATGTGAGCTCAGTCTTCATCACCTGTCTACAATGAACACAGCTTGCTGTTGGTAGTAATGTTCCTGTAACCAGGAAAACAAAGGGCAGAATTGCCTGTTATGATCTATCCCTGGTGAACCACTGACCAGATTCTAGATATAAATTGCCTATCAAGATTTCTCCCTAGTGGAGGCAAGGTCTTTGCTGGCATGAAGGCATATCTGCACTTCAGTGTAGGTAAAGAGTAGAGCTTTACATTGATGGGACTTCATATAAATTATTGAAATTTTGGATATCTCATATTTACATGAGCGCTGGTCAAAGTTCACCTAAAGGACATGGTCATCTTAACTGGCTTTGACTCCTGGCTCACCAAATGAATCAGAACTTGAGTAAGGAAAGGTTAATTCCCTAGGAAACCCTGCGGAAGTCATCCACATTCAGTAGTACTCATGTTGGGAAAGTCTAAGGCAAATTGCAAGAAAACGTTGGAAAGAAAAGGCTTATTCCCTGTAAAGTGAGAGAGTTTGGAGAAGGAGCTTGGAAGGAGACATAATTGGGGAAGATTGTCAGTTTTTCAGTTTAATAATCTTGAAAATTTTCAACCAAATTGACAAAAGGATGCCTTGTCTGTAAAGTGATAGGCATCTTCAAACCTGGAACTTTACCCAGGAAGAGGAGTTTATCTGGGATGAAAGGATTGTTTGAATGGCCTTTGAAGTCCCTGAGGCATCAAGCTGACCAAATCCTGCTTCTCTATGCAGTCCATCTCCTTTGCTAAATCAGAAAAGCTCCTTCCAGCCACATACTATAAAGTAAAACTTCAGAAGGTAATTTCACAGCTTTTCAAGtaccatctctctctctcagaacCAAAAGCCTACCTCGGAGGAGATCACCATGATAGCTGACCAGCTAAACATGGAGAAGGAGGTGATCCGCGTTTGGTTCTGTAACCGGCGCCAGAAGGAGAAAAGGATCAACCCACCCAGCAGTGGTGGAACCAGCAGCTCGCCCATCAAAGCAATTTTCCCTTGCCCAACCTCACTGGTAAGAATCAAGACACTGTGGTGGCCCAGCTCACTGAAAAAGGTAGTTGcactctgctctttgcagaagttGCACATGCTACACCCTTCTTTGTATAGCAGACTTGTACTCACAAGTTTTCTCTGTATTATATTGGCATTTTAAATATGCTGTTTGTGTACTATAAAAGAGATAATGCTTACAAATCAGGCACTAGTTTGGCTGTCAGTTGGGATGTTTTATTTAGCCAGCTCTTGAGTAAATATTCCGACTAGCAAATTTGTAGTTGGGGTTATTGCTTTGAAAATATGCCAGAACATCATCTTAACTCCTCTTTGTATCTGGATTGCCTCTTTGCCCaaactttttttgtaaaataataataataaaaaaatgcttaaCTGCTCTACCCCTCCCATCTTGTTCTTAGCTGCACTGATAAGATTATCAGCAGTAAAAGTATCATTTGGAGTTTAAGTCACATAAATCCAGTGATGCTGTTGTTGTCAGTTTTAGCCAGGAATGATTTCTATCAGAAAAGGAATGGAACAAAGGAACAATTTAGCTAATACTCATGTAATTAATTTCCCAAACTTGTATTTGCCTCAGGTAAACACAAACTTCATGAAAATAAGAGTAACAAAACACATGCATCAAGGTTCCTTCAGCTCCTTTGCTACCAATGTCCATGGAGGTCTGTTTTCATAAATAGAAACAGTAGCTCTTAGATTTCATAGTAGCTATGCTAATAGGAGTGTGGTGGAATTTATGTAGCCTGTAGCTATTCTTTTGTTGTATTTATTCCACCCTTATCACTCTAGTAGCTAATATCTTCCAGTACTTCATTAAATCATTAATTGTGGTGACATGTCATTCTTTTCCCTCATCCTTGTCTCAGGATGTGTGCATGCAACTTTTTGTTTCAGGGGAAGGGATGTGTTAAATGTACTTAggctgtgttttgtttgtttttgtttttttaattagaaagcaaGGTTACATGCTTTGCTACCGAAGCAGAGCATAGTGAGATATGTGATAGCTTTTAGTTACTGTGCAAGTTTATTCAGACTGCAACTTAAGAAAAATTTCCTGCATAAAAGAACTTTTAATCTTTTATTATAAACTACCATTGTATATGAGAAATTAAGATGTTAACCACAAGTCTCCATTCTTTCAATGATGTTTCactaaaacattttcattataaGCTTCTCTAAGATGATGCTACCACCCAAACAGCTGTTCTAGCCCCTTCCCCACCTTCACCATCTATGTGCTTTGTTGATTGCTTGTGTCAGCTCTGGAGATGGTGTATCCACAGGCCGATTGGGCTCAGTTTACTTGTGTGACTGAAAATTAAGCATGCAACGAATGATGATTACTTTTCAGTATGCACCCTGGCTGCACAAATGCTAGAGCTCTGAGGCAGGATTGGAGTGGAAGGCTCCTTTGATGGCAGCCCACTGCTGGATTGGCTTAAGTTGGTCATTGTATTAATCCCAGGTCGTTCACTGCTCTAAAGTATGGACTGTGACATTGGCCTTAACTACTGTATGGACAGATGACAGATGTGACGTGTTCACAGTAGGCTGCATTAGTGGGAAGTGTACTATGTATCTAGCTCTTCTTTATTTCATAGACTATTTGAGATGGATAGAAAGCTTTTAGACATGTCCCAGTTGCCCCAGGCTTGTTTAAAATGTATGAAGCAGTTGACTTCCTGTAAGAGGATAAGCAGCATGAGGGAAATTTCTCTGATAATAAACTTAAGGTAAGAGAGGGGAATGAGAGGAAGGTTTTAGCCTATATTCTCTTGGGCAATCCTAAAGGATTCATTTCTCCCATTGATGTATAACAGCCTTCAAATATTATAGTTGGACACCATTTCTGGTCCAGAAAAACATTCTTTCTCTGctcatatttatttttccctcaTAAGCCAGTTCCTCCAGCCTTAAattctttggtgttttttttttttccccccccccgaaacATCTTCAGTTTATTTGTAGCTTGTTTTTGCACTAAGCTGTCCACAAGTAAAATTAGCTAACGTTATGTGAATGTTTTTAAATTCAGAGGTCCTTCCTCTGGCACAAGGAAACTTGTCAAATTGGAGATCATAGTTTGGTTGAGTAAAAGTGAAATAGTGTAAAACACATTACCCTAAATATGTTTGGATATGCTGTGGTACCTAAACCATTTAATCAGAGAAAGAGGTCTGGAGCTGTAAAGATGCTTACACAAGAAAGAAGCatacaaaaataatatatattgtaACTCTTTCTATAAGAGTGACTATTAAGATGCTGACTTCAGCAGGGGGAGAAGCGGGGGACAACTGGTAGTTACGAGACAGTGTGGGTGTAATGGATATGCTTCCCTTCAAATATTGAATGATCAAAAAGAGAAGTGTTGCTGGTAATTAGAGCAGGTGCTATGCTTGGTCCATTGAAGGCTAACCTaatggagttattaaaaaaaaaaaacaatttatatgCAGTATTTTCCCCGATATCTTCTTCAGTTGAGAATGGGAAGAAAGAAATCGAAGTCTAGTAGCTAACTCTTTTTCTGTTTAACAGTTGAGCAGTTATATTCTGTTTTGACCTGCAGGTGGCAACCACACCAAGCCTTGTGACTAGCAGTGCAGCTACTACCCTGACTGTCAACCCTGTGCTCCCTCTGACCAGTGCTGCTGTAACTAGTCTGCCAGTCACGGGTAAGATACAAGCCCCAACAGTGGCTTCAGTTTCTTCACAATTCACTTATCCTTAGTTGTCAAGTAAATTGCTATGTCAAACAAGCAGTAAAAATTTTATGGTGATCAAGATTTTGTTGAATTTCTAATGGCCTTTGTTACAAGTTATTATTCAAGATAAATTTAGGACTCTGTGGGTTCTACTGCCTAAGTTTTATATAAAGTGGGTATTTGTTTTTGCTGAATACTGTGTATAATGAGATGTGAAGACATTTTAGATGGATATCTGTAATCTGTGTGGCTGAAACTAGAAAATAGGGAAGAAAAGTGTTTTAATGGTCACAAAAGAATCTTTGAGATATTGTGACTGTTGCTTTTGTATATAGGTTCCAAGCGTTTCTCTTCTCTCAACTTTTAAAAAGCTCCTGGGCTGATTTTTCTTACCCCACATTAACCTCTACCATTTGACCTTTTAAAGGTTTAAAAGAGGAATTCAGTATTAGTCACACTAGTATCCCAGTACATCCTTTTCATTGTTCCTTGTTACTCCACCATGAAACTTCAATCTTTGTGATGATTCAGCTGACTCTTCTGGGGATAAAATCACAGGTGATGCTGAAGTGAAAGATGCTACCTTCCACTGCTAGCTTCTAGAGCTCCTCAGTCATTTAATTGCAGCCTGAGAGCCAAACTCAGCATTCCTTCTCATTTGGACTAATGGTGCTTCTTGGTCCCACAGAAATGtatgtttttctccctttctgttgGATGTGCAGTTCAGTTCAGGTGGGTAGTGGTTTCTGTTCAGTCATGTCTGTGCTTTGTACTGGTCTAACCAGAATCAATCTTCTAGGCACAACAGAAACCACCTCCAACAACACAACAACAGTGATTTCAACAGCACCTCCAGCTTCTTCAGCAGTGACATCACCTTCCCTGAGTCCTTCCCCTTCTGCCTCAGCCTCCACTTCAGAGGCATCCAGTGCCAGTGAGACCAGCACAACACAGACAACCTCCACTCCCTTGTCCTCTCCTCTTGGGACCAGCCAGGTGATGGTAACAGCATCAGGGTTGCAAACAGCGGCAGCAGCCGCATTACAAGGAGCTGCGCAGTTGCCTGCAAATGCAAGTCTTGCTGCCATGGCTGCTGCAGCGGGACTAAACCCAGGCTTGATGGCATCCTCGCAGTTTGCAGCTGGGTAAGGATGAATTTTGCAGGTGCAGTGACagtggagaagggaagagaaatcgTGGGTAAATTAGCATGGCCTTTTGTTTATCACTATTTCCTGGTAGCTCGCTTGGCAATCCTAGCATCTTTTATCTCAAATTCTGAGGGTTTACTTGTGGGTGGCAGACTTTGCCACTCTCATCAAGGtaaacaaatattattttaattttacagaCGAGAAAGCTGTGTTgcagcaatgttgtgatttgatAAGTCATCCATCCTATTGCAGAGCTTGACTTAAGAGCTGCAACTTACCAGTGAACCATAGAATTGATTGTTCTACTAATAAAAATTGAGAGCTAGCATAGACTCGCTTCACATCTCTGTATTTATTTCACCGTTGATCTCTCCATCATGATCCAGAAGCTGTAAAAGATGCATGACTATGTATTATTGaggtttttagttttaaaaatgttgcTCTGAGAGATGACTTATTGTTTGTTTAGTTCCTCttgatttatttctttcttgTCAGAATTCGAGATAGCTCTCTAACAAGTGGCAGTTTTCCCAAAATGCATTACAAGAATATTTTACAACAATAGTCAGTACAACTCATGCAGTTTGAGTGCCTGTACTTTGGGCACCTTGCTAGCCACACAGCTGAAAGACAGCTGTGAAGGGTCTACTCAGGATATCATGCAGAAGAAATTAGAATAAACTAAAATGAATATCAGGCCCCACTCTCTGattatctatttatctatctatttatttatttatttatatgactGTGTACTTCTAAACAGTGACCACCTTCTAAAAGTAACACTCCTCCGtgtctttgcttcttctcccacTATCTTGCTTACTGCAGAGGTGCCTTACTTAGTCTCAATCCAGGGACATTAGGTGGTGCTCTCAGCCCGGCCCTGATGAGCAACAGTACGCTGGCAACTATTCAAGGTCAGTAGCGTTCCTTTTAATGCGTCTCTGTCTTATAACTTCAGTTTGTGTTTTGTCTTTCTCTACCAAAAAAGAACACTGACTTCTCAGCACTGGACATAAGTGTTTTAAGAGTAAAGCTTTTACcaaatgtaaatgcaaaatgcattttatgtATCATAGAGTTAAGAGGAAGTACAACTTTAGAAAGAGGATTAGAACTGTGTGTGATCTCACAGAAATTTACAGGAGGACTTTGAGATAAGGAATGTGATCTGGCATTAATTTTGTTATTCGCCTTCCATAGGCATAGAGACACATACACCTCCAACAGGTTAGAGATCTGCTTTTTACAGCTCTTTCAGCATAAGCTTGAGCAGAGTTGCATAGTTTTGAGGACTGTGGCAGGAAAGTTCAGAGTAAGATGTGATCCTGGATCCTTCTACTCATAtgtctaaaacaaaaacaaaaaacaaacaacccccccccccccactttctaAAGACCTTCTGTAGAACTTTAAATCCATAAATCCTTACACAGAGGTCTGAAGATTTACTTTGGAAGTGCCATGCAGCCAGAAGTTTCCACTGACTTTAGCAAGAGTTGTTTCGAGTTCATAGTTTGGCACCTTGGAAAACTAGATAGTGAAAGTGCCTAAACAGCTAGCTAACCTTATGTATTCAAATACAGTCACAAATAGCTTAACAAATCTTGTTTCCAGGGTGTACAAGAAAGAGCCATTTTGGAAAGTGTCACAGATAAATTTAGGAGATCATAACCCATGGCAGACTGAACCCTGTAGACTTGTGAGAGTAAATTGTAACAATGATTACATGTCAACAGTGAAAAAGTTATGCTCAAGGTTACATGGCCTTCTTCATCTTGTGATAGCGGGCACTTCATGTGAATGCACATTTTGTCCCTTTCCAGTACAGGTTACCTGAGTGTACAGGTTTTCTGTGGCAGAAAACGTAGACCACTGTTACTCTTAAAGTATTGAAGGAAAGCATGGTGAAGTTAGTTTAGAAACAGACCACAGAGCCATTTTAGTATCTGCAGGGTCTTGTCCACTCTGCAgaaaaagttgtttaaaaaaaataaaataaaaaaatgcaggtaCCTATTAAGAGATGACAGATCAGTGGAGggcattttaaagagaaagttcAGATGCAAGTCTATATGCTTTCACCCGTGGTGGTGGAGAAAGGCTCGTTGTGGTTTTTAAGCTTTGAAAACATCCAACAGTATAACTGTAATTTATTTCTTGGATAGGatcattagaattttttttaattttacaaaattTGAACCCCGCGTGTGCTTAGCTATATGTGCTGAGCTTTTGCCAGCTGCTTGTTTTGGATAGTAT from Apteryx mantelli isolate bAptMan1 chromosome 1, bAptMan1.hap1, whole genome shotgun sequence includes:
- the POU2F1 gene encoding POU domain, class 2, transcription factor 1 isoform X5; the protein is MADGGAASQDESSAAAVAAAADSRMNNPSETSKPSMESGDGNTGTQTNGLDFQKQPVPVGGAISTAQAQAFLGHLHQDLQHLQQLQQQNLNLQQFVLVHPTTNLQPAQFIISQTPQGQQGLLQAQNLLTQLPQQSQANLLQSQPSITLASQPATPTRTIAATPIQPLPQSQSTPKRIDTPSLEEPSDLEELEQFAKTFKQRRIKLGFTQGDVGLAMGKLYGNDFSQTTISRFEALNLSFKNMCKLKPLLEKWLNDAENLSSDSTLSSPSALNSPGLGIEGLNRRRKKRTSIETNIRVALEKSFLENQKPTSEEITMIADQLNMEKEVIRVWFCNRRQKEKRINPPSSGGTSSSPIKAIFPCPTSLVATTPSLVTSSAATTLTVNPVLPLTSAAVTSLPVTGTTETTSNNTTTVISTAPPASSAVTSPSLSPSPSASASTSEASSASETSTTQTTSTPLSSPLGTSQVMVTASGLQTAAAAALQGAAQLPANASLAAMAAAAGLNPGLMASSQFAAGGALLSLNPGTLGGALSPALMSNSTLATIQALASGGSLPITSLDATGNLVFANAGGTPNIVTAPLFLNPQNLSLLTSNPVSLVSAAAASAGASGPVASLHATSTSAESIQNSLLTVASASGATSTTTTASKAQ